The following are from one region of the Poecilia reticulata strain Guanapo linkage group LG7, Guppy_female_1.0+MT, whole genome shotgun sequence genome:
- the rimkla gene encoding beta-citrylglutamate synthase B — protein MCSRVWFVTDRRISQEYPQVQILRALKERCADEDVEFRYLLMDQIVLTISQGQLGLRVEQELVTSYPQVVLVRVPTPWVQSDSDITVLRHLEKMGCRLINRPQAILNCVNKFWTFQELAGHGVPLPDTYSYGGHDNFRKMIDEAEPLGYPVVVKNARGHRGKAVFLARDKHHLTDLCHLIRHDTPYLFQEYVKESHGRDVRVVLVGGRVIGSMLRCSTDGRMQSNCSLGGVGMMCPLSEQGKQLAIEVSNILGMDVCGVDLLQLNDGSFVVCEANANVGFIAFDQACGIDVAGIIADFALSTLPSRLTRKMSLLSVVSSTSETSSEPEVCMVNAGGGSLPEAVCNMSVGSSSSESDPELAEPSQSSPRRSPASALSDLPDLPDAAYNFNNLLANEIKLLTE, from the exons ATGTGCTCTCGGGTTTGGTTCGTGACCGACCGGCGTATCAGCCAGGAGTACCCTCAGGTCCAGATCCTCCGGGCTCTGAAGGAGCGCTGCGCCGACGAGGATGTTGAATTCCGCTACCTACTCATGGATCAGATCGTGCTGACGATCAGTCAAGGGCAACTAG GTCTGCGGGTGGAGCAGGAATTGGTAACATCTTATCCTCAAGTGGTGCTAGTGCGAGTCCCCACGCCCTGGGTGCAGTCGGACAGTGACATTACCGTGCTGCGCCACCTGGAGAAGATGGGCTGCCGGCTGATCAACCGGCCCCAGGCCATACTCAACTGTGTCAACAAATTCTGGACCTTTCAGGAACTGGCTGGCCATGGGGTCCCTCTTCCCGACACCTACTCTTAcg GGGGGCACGATAACTTCCGTAAGATGATCGACGAGGCAGAGCCACTGGGATACCCGGTGGTGGTGAAGAACGCACGTGGCCACAGAG GCAAGGCTGTGTTCCTGGCACGCGACAAACACCACCTGACGGATCTGTGTCACTTGATCCGCCATGATACCCCCTACCTGTTTCAGGAGTACGTGAAGGAGTCTCACGGCCGCGACGTGCGAGTGGTGCTGGTGGGCGGCCGCGTCATTGGCTCCATGCTGCGCTGCTCCACCGACGGACGCATGCAGAGCAACTGCTCCCTGG GTGGCGTGGGGATGATGTGCCCCCTGAGCGAGCAGGGCAAGCAGCTGGCCATCGAGGTGTCCAACATCCTGGGCATGGACGTGTGCGGCGTCGACCTCCTGCAGCTCAACGACGGCTCGTTTGTGGTCTGCGAGGCCAACGCCAACGTGGGCTTCATCGCCTTCGACCAGGCCTGCGGGATCGACGTGGCGGGGATTATCGCTGACTTTGCCCTCTCCACGCTTCCCAGCCGCCTGACTCGGAAGATGTCGCTGCTGTCCGTCGTGTCCAGCACCAGCGAGACCAGCAGCGAGCCCGAGGTGTGCATGGTGAACGCGGGCGGAGGCTCCCTGCCGGAGGCCGTCTGCAACATGAGCGTGGGCTCGTCTTCTAGCGAAAGCGACCCCGAGCTGGCCGAGCCTTCGCAGTCGTCGCCTCGCCGCTCGCCGGCCTCCGCCCTGTCCGACCTCCCCGATCTCCCCGACGCAGCGTACAACTTCAACAACCTCCTGGCCAATGAGATCAAGCTATTGACTGAGTGA